The following are encoded together in the Coffea eugenioides isolate CCC68of unplaced genomic scaffold, Ceug_1.0 ScVebR1_389;HRSCAF=1061, whole genome shotgun sequence genome:
- the LOC113758202 gene encoding ATP-dependent DNA helicase PIF1-like, with protein MKKVNTNTPAAFFIDGPGGTGKSFLYKALLATIRSKEDIALATATSGAAASILSGGRTAHSRFKIPLHHEASSTCNLSKQSAMSQLIKSAKLIIWDETAMAKKYAIESLDRFLRDLLSCDHIFGGKIIVFGGDFRQTLPVVRKGQKEDYISASLINSYVWPQLQKIRLTENMRASLDPSFSNLLLNIGDGTQPTIADDKIQLPSPMIIPFINDEVSLNSLINIVYPSLSNFLPCNSAMINRVILSTTNDIVHEVNQILIQKFPGEEIKYISFDQTIDPIKQADHGDFLNIVHPPGLPPHELILKQNCPVILLRNLNPAQGLCNGTRLICLNFNKNVIHAQISVGIHSGKQVFIPRIPLHSSNDESYPIPFKRTQFPISLCFAMTINKTQGQTLDFVGLYLKEPVFSHGQLYVALSRAKTADNVKILLRPVASDSLSHNSTRNVVYQEILAAATHD; from the coding sequence atgaaaaaagtTAATACAAACACTCCAGCTGCATTCTTCATTGACGGTCCTGGTGGTACAGGAAAATCTTTTCTCTATAAAGCACTCCTTGCAACAATTAGATCAAAAGAAGACATTGCATTAGCAACTGCAACATCAGGAGCAGCTGCATCAATACTTTCAGGAGGTCGTACTGCTCATTCACGCTTCAAAATCCCTCTCCATCATGAAGCTAGCAGCACATGTAATCTTTCTAAACAAAGTGCAATGTCTCAGTTAATCAAGAGTGCAAAGCTCATAATATGGGATGAAACAGCAATGGcaaaaaaatatgcaattgAGTCCCTTGACAGATTTCTTAGAGACTTGTTAAGTTGTGATCACATCTTTGGTGGTAAAATCATTGTTTTTGGTGGGGATTTTCGACAGACTCTTCCAGTAGTGAGGAAAGGGCAAAAGGAAGATTACATCTCTGCATCACTTATCAATTCATATGTCTGGCCACAACTTCAAAAGATACGGCTGACTGAGAACATGAGAGCATCTTTGGACCCATCATTTTCAAATCTTTTGCTAAACATTGGAGATGGAACACAGCCAACCATTGCAGATGATAAAATCCAGTTGCCTTCTCCTATGATCATTCCTTTTATTAATGATGAAGTATCATTAAACTCCCTCATCAACATTGTTTATCCATCACTGTCTAACTTTCTGCCCTGCAATTCTGCTATGATTAATAGAGTCATTCTCAGTACAACAAATGATATTGTCCACGAGGTCAACCAAATTTTGATCCAGAAATTCCCAGGAGAAGAAATCAAATACATCAGCTTCGATCAAACCATAGATCCAATCAAGCAAGCTGATCACGGTGACTTCTTAAATATTGTTCACCCTCCAGGATTACCCCCACATGAATTGATTTTGAAGCAAAATTGCCCAGTTATACTTCTAAGAAATCTCAATCCTGCACAAGGATTATGCAATGGAACACGTTTGATTTGTttaaatttcaacaaaaatgttATTCATGCACAAATTTCAGTTGGAATTCATTCTGGCAAACAAGTTTTCATTCCTCGCATTCCATTGCATAGCTCTAATGATGAATCATATCCAATCCCTTTCAAACGCACTCAATTTCCAATCTCTCTCTGTTTTGCTATGACAATTAACAAAACACAGGGACAAACACTTGATTTTGTAGGATTATATTTGAAAGAACCAGTATTTTCACATGGTCAATTGTATGTTGCACTATCAAGAGCCAAAACAGCTGATAATGTTAAAATTCTACTTAGACCTGTTGCATCTGATTCTTTATCCCATAATTCTACACGCAATGTAGTTTATCAGGAAATCCTGGCAGCTGCAACTCATGATTAA
- the LOC113758203 gene encoding uncharacterized protein LOC113758203, whose amino-acid sequence MDAMTLVQHYGKLDIFLTMTCNPSWPEIKNHLLDTDEAQNRPDLITRIFRAKIEQLKEDLFKKHLFGHVAAYTYVIEFQKRGFLHAHFLIILKEQSKMFSPEEYDKIVCAELPDRHKAPYLYSLVIKHMLHGPCGSMNPSNPCMKQNHKCKNNYPKDFSEYTKHEKNSYPIYRRRDDGSKIYIKEHELDNRWIVPYNPYLLAKYDCHINVEIYSAIEAVKYIYKYIYKGHDRVMYQLTAEQANQIIDEIKNFQSTRWVCAPEPIWRIYAFDLSVINPSVILLHLHLENYQSMYFDENRPLTDIITDDRLSRTMLIEFFAMNRTNEHAESLNLLYKEFPQHFVWDADDRIWYTRKKGQVIGQSLNLLYKEFPQHFVWDADDRIWYTRKKGQVIGRVITAHPIEGERQLFAVILVHCSPADLQHLWSRFRPFLSEDITADSSLSENEIIMKVLALIDQYLQIMGKSIKDYGFSDFIPDSRSISLTKEIQAEADIPVSKEDLAAVSMFNPG is encoded by the exons ATGGATGCTATGACCCTTGTACAACATTATGGAAAGCTAGATATCTTCCTTACAATGACCTGCAATCCATCTTGGCCTGAAATAAAGAACCATTTGCTTGACACAGATGAAGCTCAGAATCGGCCTGATTTGATAACACGGATATTTCGTGCAAAAATagagcaattgaaagaagatcTTTTCAAGAAACATCTTTTTGGTCATGTTGCTGCTTACACTTATGTTATCGAATTCCAAAAAAGAGGTTTCCTACATGCTCATTTTCTGATCATCTTAAAGGAACAATCAAAGATGTTCTCGCCAGAAGAATACGACAAAATTGTTTGTGCAGAGCTTCCTGATAGACACAAGGCACCATACTTATATTCTTTGGTTATAAAGCACATGCTTCATGGACCATGTGGATCAATGAATCCAAGTAATCCTTGTATGAAACAGAATCACAAGTGCAAAAATAACTATCCGAAAGATTTTTCAGAGTACACAAAGCATGAAAAAAATTCATATCCTATATACAGAAGACGGGATGATGGCAGCAAGATCTATATCAAAGAACATGAGTTAGATAATCGATGGATTGTCCCTTACAATCCATATCTTCTTGCAAAATATGACTGTCACATCAATGTTGAAATATATTCTGCCATCGAAGCTGTAAAGTACATctacaaatatatatacaaggGCCATGATAGGGTGATGTACCAGTTGACAGCTGAGCAAGCAAATCAAATCATTGAtgagataaaaaattttcaatccaCAAGATGGGTATGTGCACCTGAACCTATCTGGAggatatatgcttttgatctcaGTGTTATCAATCCATCGGTTATTTTGCTTCATTTACATCTTGAAAACTACCAATCAATGTACTTTGACGAGAATCGTCCATTGACAGATATAATTACAGACGACAGGCTTTCACGAACAATGCTAATAGAATTCTTTGCAATGAATCGGACAAATGAACATGCAGAAAGCCTTAATCTTCTGTACAAAGAGTTCCCTCAGCATTTTGTCTGGGATGCAGATGATAGAATATGGTACACTAGAAAGAAAGGACAGGTCATTGGGC AAAGCCTGAATCTTCTGTACAAAGAGTTCCCTCAGCATTTTGTCTGGGATGCAGATGATAGAATATGGTACACTAGAAAGAAAGGACAGGTCATTGGGCGTGTTATAACAGCACATCCGATTGAAGGAGAGAG GCAGCTATTTGCAGTCATCTTGGTCCATTGTTCACCAGCCGATCTACAACATCTTTGGTCAAGATTTCGACCATTCTTATCAGAAGACATTACAGCAGACTCTTCTCTATCAGAAAATGAAATTATCATGAAAGTCCTTGCTTTGATTGATCAATATTTACAGATAATGGGAAAAAGTATAAAGGATTATGGTTTCTCAGACTTTATTCCAGATTCTCGCTCTATCAGTCTTACAAAAGAAATACAAGCTGAAGCTGACATACCTGTCTCCAAAGAAGATTTAGCAGCAGTCTCTATGTTCAATCCTGGATAG